A genomic window from Neoarius graeffei isolate fNeoGra1 chromosome 5, fNeoGra1.pri, whole genome shotgun sequence includes:
- the agtr1b gene encoding type-1 angiotensin II receptor A, whose protein sequence is MENLTMDSNEALPLNCNMTGSHKYIFTFIPVVYACNFVIGMVGNSMVVAVIYRYMKLNTIANVFVFNLAVSDLTFLVTLPMWATFTALGYHWPFGSFLCKVSAGMATFNLYTSIFFLTALSVDRYLAIVHPMGSRRRRTLLYARITCVLVWVFAFVLTMPTAVSRDVYRVKDHPAILCGTLQSNNQIHLLVSLSILKSVLGFLVPFLIIIICDCLMACTLLKAKGLLRKSVRSREDETLRMLAAAILAFFVCWAPHQLFHFMELLVMLEVVKDCHVLDVIDTAMPFCICLAYFNSCVNPILYSFVGHNFRKNLLRLLHCESSPVLRNSSISTKMTSLSTRASQMLHLSSKKDSACHANTVEEPKT, encoded by the coding sequence ATGGAGAACCTAACGATGGACTCGAATGAGGCTTTGCCACTGAACTGCAACATGACCGGCAGCCACAAATATATCTTCACCTTTATACCAGTCGTCTACGCTTGCAACTTTGTAATTGGGATGGTGGGTAACAGTATGGTGGTGGCTGTTATCTACCGCTACATGAAGCTGAACACCATAGCCAATGTGTTTGTGTTCAATTTGGCTGTATCAGATCTCACCTTCCTCGTCACGCTGCCCATGTGGGCCACGTTCACTGCACTGGGCTACCATTGGCCATTTGGAAGTTTCCTGTGCAAGGTCAGTGCAGGCATGGCTACCTTCAACCTCTACACCAGTATATTCTTCCTGACGGCACTCAGTGTGGATCGCTACTTGGCCATCGTTCACCCAATGGGCTCACGACGGCGGCGTACACTGCTCTACGCCCGAATTACCTGCGTGCTAGTGTGGGTATTCGCCTTTGTTCTGACCATGCCTACTGCTGTAAGTAGGGACGTCTACAGGGTCAAGGATCATCCCGCCATACTCTGTGGAACCTTGCAGAGCAACAACCAGATCCATCTTTTGGTGTCGCTCAGCATCCTTAAGAGTGTCCTCGGGTTCCTTGTGCccttcctcatcatcatcatctgtgacTGCCTGATGGCTTGCACTTTGCTGAAAGCCAAAGGTTTGCTAAGGAAGAGTGTACGTTCTAGAGAAGATGAGACCCTGCGGATGTTAGCTGCTGCCATCCTGGCCTTCTTCGTATGCTGGGCTCCTCACCAGCTCTTCCACTTCATGGAGCTCTTGGTAATGCTGGAAGTGGTGAAAGACTGCCACGTTCTGGATGTCATTGACACAGCCATGCCCTTCTGCATATGCCTGGCTTACTTTAACAGTTGCGTCAACCCCATTCTTTACAGCTTCGTGGGCCACAACTTTCGCAAGAACCTCCTGAGGTTGCTGCACTGCGAGTCAAGTCCTGTTTTGAGAAATTCCAGTATCAGTACCAAGATGACTAGTCTGTCCACCAGAGCTTCTCAAATGCTACATTTGTCCAGTAAGAAAGACTCAGCATGTCATGCTAACACAGTGGAAGAACCAAAGACCTAG